In Candidatus Spechtbacterales bacterium, one genomic interval encodes:
- a CDS encoding GIY-YIG nuclease family protein, with translation TNLTFLSEARSLKMSGPLSIMFFTYILKSTKADKTYVGFCNNIEVRLQKHNSGQVESTKCFMPWEIIYLEKYQTGREAKYREKYWKSGAGRRKLKQYFEKNEPLA, from the coding sequence GACTAATTTAACATTTTTGAGCGAGGCTCGCTCATTAAAAATGAGCGGCCCGCTCTCTATTATGTTTTTTACCTATATTTTGAAAAGCACAAAAGCCGATAAAACTTACGTCGGCTTTTGTAATAATATCGAAGTCCGTTTGCAAAAACATAATAGCGGCCAAGTGGAATCAACAAAATGCTTTATGCCTTGGGAAATAATTTATCTCGAAAAATACCAAACGGGTCGGGAAGCAAAATACAGAGAAAAATATTGGAAAAGCGGAGCAGGGAGAAGAAAATTAAAACAATATTTTGAGAAAAATGAGCCCTTGGCTTGA